A genomic segment from Bacteroidota bacterium encodes:
- a CDS encoding MarC family protein, protein MNFNLKEIATISMVLFAVIDVVGSLPILLDIKSKVGSIQSGKATLVSGGIMVAFLFVGQSILNLIGIDVNSFAIAGSFILFFLALEMILGVKFYKDDTPATASIVPIAFPILAGAGTLTTLLSIRAQYHIENIVVSILINLVFVYAVLKNMYRIEKILGPGGINILRKVFGIILLAIAVKLFRSNLGV, encoded by the coding sequence GTGAATTTCAACCTGAAAGAAATAGCCACCATTAGCATGGTGTTATTCGCCGTTATTGATGTAGTGGGTAGCCTACCAATACTGCTCGACATAAAGTCAAAAGTTGGCTCCATTCAATCGGGGAAAGCTACGTTGGTGTCGGGAGGTATTATGGTTGCCTTTCTTTTTGTCGGTCAATCCATCCTCAATTTGATCGGTATAGATGTAAACTCTTTCGCCATTGCAGGATCATTTATTTTATTCTTCCTTGCTTTGGAAATGATATTGGGTGTAAAATTTTACAAAGATGATACACCGGCCACCGCGTCAATAGTGCCCATTGCCTTTCCTATACTTGCAGGTGCCGGAACACTTACAACACTTCTTTCTATCCGTGCGCAGTATCACATTGAGAATATCGTTGTTTCTATTTTAATAAACCTTGTATTTGTTTACGCTGTTTTAAAAAACATGTATCGCATCGAAAAAATACTTGGTCCCGGTGGTATTAATATTTTGAGAAAAGTGTTTGGAATAATATTACTGGCCATCGCCGTAAAATTATTCCGCAGTAACCTGGGAGTATAA